The following are from one region of the Acetobacteroides hydrogenigenes genome:
- a CDS encoding chemotaxis protein CheD, which translates to MDDIEQHYLYPSALFASARPHKVVTVLGSCVSVCLWDPFLRIGGINHYMLPLWNGEGLASPKYGNIAIEKLIERMLYLGSRKSNLQAKIFGGGEVIDVNISGRFRIGERNIAIAKELLEEHRIPIVAQSVGGKRGRKLMFLTSTGEVFQKIIDKNSHEIGG; encoded by the coding sequence ATGGACGATATCGAACAGCATTACCTATACCCTTCGGCTCTATTCGCTAGCGCTAGGCCTCATAAGGTTGTAACCGTTCTTGGTTCTTGCGTGTCGGTTTGCCTATGGGACCCTTTTTTACGTATAGGGGGCATAAACCACTACATGCTTCCGCTTTGGAATGGCGAAGGGCTAGCATCTCCTAAGTATGGGAATATTGCCATCGAAAAGCTGATAGAGCGGATGCTCTACTTGGGAAGCCGAAAGTCAAACCTACAGGCAAAGATATTCGGAGGTGGCGAGGTGATTGATGTAAACATCTCCGGTAGGTTTCGTATTGGTGAGCGGAATATTGCTATTGCCAAAGAGCTGCTGGAGGAGCATCGGATTCCTATTGTGGCGCAAAGCGTTGGTGGCAAGCGTGGGCGTAAGCTGATGTTTCTGACATCAACGGGCGAGGTTTTTCAGAAAATTATTGACAAGAATTCGCACGAAATTGGAGGGTGA
- a CDS encoding CheR family methyltransferase: MQDSLQAADIAHKMSAKDFSRLSDFIYNSYGIRMPVEKKLMLQSRLQRRLRALNMTSFGEYVDYVFGKNGHEELVLMMDQVSTNKTDFFREAHHFDFLVDTILPELTGGSSYKKSLKVWSAGCSSGEEAYTLAMVMESYMEQNSSFDYHIHGTDISTKVLQVAVDAVYKEEKVEVIPLALKKRFLLRSKDPLKKTVRIVPELRAKASFARLNLMDASYDVPNSFDIIFCRNVLIYFDKKTQESVINKLVSKLKRGGYFFLGHSESIMAMNVPLRQVKPTIFVKI; the protein is encoded by the coding sequence ATGCAGGATTCTCTTCAAGCAGCTGATATTGCTCATAAAATGTCGGCAAAAGATTTTAGCCGTTTGAGCGACTTTATCTACAACAGCTATGGGATTAGAATGCCCGTAGAAAAGAAGCTAATGCTACAGAGCCGGCTTCAAAGGAGGTTGCGTGCGTTAAACATGACCTCTTTTGGCGAATATGTAGACTACGTGTTTGGCAAGAATGGCCACGAGGAGCTCGTGCTGATGATGGATCAGGTGAGTACGAACAAAACTGACTTCTTTCGCGAAGCGCATCATTTCGATTTTTTGGTAGATACCATTTTACCGGAGCTAACGGGTGGCTCATCGTATAAAAAGAGCTTGAAAGTATGGAGCGCCGGATGCTCCAGCGGCGAAGAGGCCTACACCTTGGCAATGGTAATGGAGAGCTACATGGAGCAAAATAGCAGCTTCGACTACCACATTCATGGTACCGACATCTCGACTAAGGTGCTACAAGTTGCCGTTGATGCGGTTTACAAGGAGGAAAAGGTGGAGGTTATTCCGTTGGCTTTAAAGAAGAGGTTTCTGCTTAGGAGTAAAGATCCGCTTAAAAAGACGGTTCGGATAGTACCAGAGCTGCGTGCAAAAGCCTCTTTTGCACGGCTAAACCTTATGGATGCCAGCTACGATGTTCCAAATAGTTTCGACATTATATTTTGTCGGAATGTGCTTATCTACTTCGATAAAAAGACGCAGGAAAGTGTGATAAATAAGCTTGTAAGTAAGCTTAAGCGAGGAGGATACTTCTTTCTTGGTCACTCCGAGTCGATAATGGCGATGAATGTTCCGTTGAGGCAAGTAAAGCCAACAATTTTTGTAAAGATATAG
- a CDS encoding protein-glutamate methylesterase/protein-glutamine glutaminase, translated as MKKVRVLIVDDSAVVRQTLTQILQSDATIEVIGSASDPYIAVKKIMDEVPDVITLDIEMPRMDGLTFLKRIMSQHPIPVVVISSLTDKGSETGIRALEYGAVEIITKPKLNTKQFIEESSIRICDSVKAAALAQVRRKVVVDKIEVTPKLSADAIISEGSSCSMLQTTEMVVAIGASTGGTEALRAFLTALPHDCPGIVIVQHMPEKFTQSFANRLNEQCLITVKEAEDGDTVIRGRALIAPGNRHLLLKRSGARYFVQLNDGPLVNRHRPSVDVLFRSFARYAGKNAIGIIMTGMGDDGAKGLLEMKAQGAKTIAQDEKSCVVFGMPKEAIRLGAAGKVLPLDMIAPTMMKLSVQH; from the coding sequence ATGAAAAAGGTAAGGGTTCTTATAGTAGACGATTCGGCGGTGGTCCGGCAAACGCTTACCCAAATACTTCAATCGGACGCAACGATAGAGGTAATTGGGAGCGCTTCCGATCCTTACATCGCCGTAAAAAAGATCATGGACGAAGTTCCAGATGTTATTACGCTGGATATAGAAATGCCGCGAATGGATGGACTAACATTTTTGAAGCGAATAATGTCGCAGCATCCTATTCCGGTGGTTGTTATTTCGAGCTTAACGGATAAGGGATCGGAAACGGGCATACGGGCGTTGGAGTATGGTGCTGTGGAGATTATCACTAAGCCAAAGCTAAATACAAAGCAGTTTATCGAGGAGTCGAGTATTCGTATTTGCGATTCGGTAAAGGCTGCTGCACTAGCACAGGTTAGGCGAAAGGTGGTTGTGGATAAGATAGAGGTAACGCCAAAGCTTTCTGCCGATGCCATAATCTCCGAAGGATCTTCGTGCAGCATGCTGCAGACTACCGAAATGGTGGTGGCGATTGGGGCATCAACCGGTGGTACAGAGGCTTTACGAGCTTTTCTAACAGCGCTGCCCCATGACTGTCCAGGGATTGTTATCGTGCAGCATATGCCCGAAAAGTTTACCCAATCGTTTGCCAATCGCCTAAACGAGCAATGCCTGATTACCGTAAAGGAAGCGGAAGATGGCGATACGGTAATTAGGGGGCGAGCTTTAATTGCTCCCGGCAATAGGCATCTTCTTCTGAAGCGAAGTGGTGCTCGCTACTTTGTTCAGCTTAACGATGGACCTTTGGTGAATAGGCATCGGCCTTCGGTTGATGTTCTGTTCCGCTCGTTTGCCCGTTATGCAGGGAAGAATGCTATTGGAATTATTATGACCGGGATGGGCGATGATGGAGCAAAGGGGCTGTTGGAGATGAAAGCGCAAGGTGCTAAGACAATTGCTCAGGATGAAAAGTCGTGCGTTGTATTCGGAATGCCCAAGGAGGCAATCCGGTTGGGAGCAGCCGGCAAGGTATTGCCGCTCGATATGATTGCACCAACGATGATGAAGCTAAGCGTACAGCATTGA
- a CDS encoding PAS domain S-box protein, whose translation MGGYSFCDLLERLDVKRVTKRFTLIGVAIGFFVWVIFLVVEVISKGEIVARGGLIELHRHSPSWWLIDTLPIIVGVAAYSIGRLHVLYLRARKQQSQEEQQRSKQLLRFAERLNQGELDAPADFDRDSELGKSILQLRDYLVKSRQEEKVRAEEEKQRSWFADGMAKFADILRLNNDNLEKLSYDIVSNLVKYLNANQGGFFLLEKSDPSDIHFTQTAAFAYDRKRLVRKRVEWGDGLIGACAYEKEPIFMTDIPDSYVSITSGLGGTNPHCLLVVPLVVEGDVQGVMEIASFSVLKDFERRFVEELSKAIALTIKGAKVNSHTAQLLEQSQYQAEQLKEQEEEMRHTIEMLHATQEESARKGVELSNFTESVNNTMVRAEYDISGKLLFANARFLAKMGYSHINEIQGKHISSFINKKDSRWFVKIWDELTKGGNHFEGDMKHVTKQGTDFWSMATYTCVRDQDGAVHKILFMGIDITELKKMSLDLESKVFALNSSAVTAEFDPSGAICSGNIKISAILGYPQNELVKMTVYDFFCPKNALAFRDIWSEVVHGHPQENQYQMVSKGGGERWLQGTFTAVYDMYNELSKVVFIANDITSQKRLELEEQQKNDQLLRQEVELQQKLEEIRAVKIRNEKTLEGAMDAIITINSEEKVELYNRAAEELFGYSKQEVIGQSITMLLPAAYKSLNSGDVIGYLKSEANRFKGARSEVTAADKWGNELSLLLTISEAQIGEDYTYTAFIQNISVELF comes from the coding sequence ATGGGCGGATATTCTTTTTGCGATTTGCTAGAAAGGTTAGATGTTAAGCGAGTAACCAAGAGATTTACGCTGATTGGCGTTGCTATTGGCTTTTTTGTTTGGGTTATCTTTCTTGTTGTGGAGGTTATCTCGAAGGGCGAAATTGTTGCTCGAGGTGGGCTTATTGAGCTGCATAGGCATAGCCCTAGCTGGTGGCTAATCGATACGTTGCCCATTATAGTAGGTGTTGCAGCCTACTCCATTGGGCGGCTGCACGTGCTTTACCTTCGAGCAAGGAAGCAGCAATCTCAGGAAGAGCAACAGCGATCGAAGCAGCTGCTGCGCTTTGCGGAGAGGCTAAACCAAGGAGAGCTAGATGCTCCTGCCGATTTTGATAGGGATAGCGAGCTGGGGAAATCGATTTTGCAGCTTAGGGACTACCTGGTGAAGAGCAGGCAAGAGGAGAAGGTGCGCGCTGAGGAGGAGAAGCAGCGAAGCTGGTTTGCCGATGGGATGGCTAAGTTTGCCGACATCCTTCGCCTAAACAACGACAACCTAGAGAAGCTCTCGTACGACATCGTAAGCAACCTGGTAAAGTATCTTAACGCCAACCAAGGGGGCTTCTTTTTGCTGGAAAAGTCCGACCCATCCGACATCCATTTTACGCAAACGGCTGCCTTTGCCTACGATCGTAAGAGGCTTGTTCGTAAGCGCGTGGAGTGGGGTGATGGGCTTATTGGCGCATGTGCCTACGAAAAAGAGCCCATCTTTATGACGGATATTCCGGATAGCTACGTTAGCATTACCAGTGGCTTAGGAGGTACAAATCCTCATTGCCTGCTTGTTGTTCCACTTGTTGTTGAAGGCGACGTGCAGGGGGTGATGGAGATTGCCTCGTTTAGCGTGCTGAAGGATTTTGAGCGTCGCTTTGTAGAGGAGCTTTCTAAGGCAATTGCGCTGACGATAAAAGGGGCTAAGGTGAACTCGCATACCGCTCAGCTACTCGAGCAATCGCAGTATCAGGCCGAGCAGCTAAAGGAGCAGGAAGAGGAGATGCGCCATACCATAGAGATGCTGCATGCAACCCAAGAGGAATCTGCCCGAAAGGGCGTGGAGCTATCCAACTTTACCGAGTCGGTGAACAACACAATGGTTCGAGCCGAGTACGATATATCCGGGAAGCTGCTTTTTGCCAATGCCCGATTCCTCGCCAAGATGGGCTATAGCCACATCAACGAGATTCAGGGGAAGCATATTTCTTCCTTCATCAATAAAAAGGATAGCCGCTGGTTCGTGAAAATTTGGGACGAGCTAACCAAAGGGGGCAACCACTTTGAGGGCGATATGAAGCATGTAACCAAGCAGGGAACCGATTTCTGGTCGATGGCTACCTACACGTGCGTTCGCGATCAGGATGGTGCTGTGCACAAGATTCTCTTCATGGGAATCGACATTACCGAGCTCAAGAAGATGAGCCTTGACTTGGAGAGCAAGGTCTTTGCGCTGAACAGTTCGGCTGTTACCGCCGAGTTTGACCCTAGTGGGGCTATTTGTAGCGGAAATATTAAGATCTCGGCCATACTCGGCTACCCTCAAAACGAGCTGGTTAAGATGACCGTGTACGACTTCTTCTGCCCAAAAAATGCGCTTGCCTTTAGGGATATCTGGAGCGAGGTGGTGCATGGGCATCCGCAGGAGAACCAGTACCAAATGGTGTCGAAGGGTGGTGGCGAGAGATGGCTGCAGGGCACCTTTACGGCGGTTTACGATATGTACAACGAGCTCTCTAAGGTGGTTTTTATTGCCAACGACATCACCTCGCAGAAGCGCTTGGAGCTTGAGGAGCAGCAAAAGAACGACCAGCTCTTGAGGCAGGAGGTAGAGCTGCAGCAAAAGCTCGAAGAAATACGCGCGGTTAAGATCCGTAACGAGAAGACCCTAGAGGGGGCAATGGACGCCATCATTACCATAAATTCCGAAGAGAAAGTTGAACTCTACAACCGTGCTGCCGAGGAACTATTCGGCTACAGCAAGCAGGAGGTTATCGGGCAAAGCATAACTATGCTGCTCCCCGCAGCATATAAAAGCTTAAATTCTGGGGATGTTATTGGCTACCTGAAATCGGAGGCGAATAGGTTTAAAGGGGCGCGCTCCGAGGTTACGGCGGCCGACAAGTGGGGCAACGAGCTGTCGCTGCTGCTTACCATTTCGGAGGCACAGATTGGGGAGGATTACACCTATACGGCATTTATCCAGAATATCTCGGTGGAACTGTTCTAA
- a CDS encoding HAMP domain-containing methyl-accepting chemotaxis protein, translated as MFEKMTLRGKLLLGFSSVALIVAIVGIFGILQMKKITEADTKMYEYITVPIAQITQVAEDIQDLRSVYRDMINTNDPQRFKLLEEDIDRLRGNIKKNCDDYYKSCWTDEDKAMFNAFMSELNPYYVETDKIIAFAKENKDAEALNLLYDESGAFRKHYTAVVKAVDDIVADNIKVGEEIAVENAHISRSATIAMSILIVVAAILAVILGVIIARNIQFIIKSLLDEVKKLVSAGVDGKLATRGEPEKVNFEVREIIVGVNDMLDAVVKPLNVAAEYVDSIAKGDLPEKITDNYNGDFNVIKNNINTLIDTLNDITNKAKLVAEGDLTVELKMRSENDELIKALMNMVKGLSEVVTQVQIAADNIAAASQESSAYAQQLSQGASEQASATEEVSSSMEEMSSNIQQNTENAQQTEKISLAASQGMLRISKSAEESMRSVKEIASKITIIGDIAFQTNILALNAAVEAARAGEHGKGFAVVAAEVRKLAERSKIAAEEIDILSKNSVDLTEEAGKLMHQIIPDVEKTASLVQEITAASLEQNSGANQINNAINQLNQVTQQNASASEEIASGSEELSNQADQLRELIGFFKVENARYSKVQLQAASQPKRNVQPQHLNVKDRYQDTSVKSKGVKISLHPEAKDSDYERF; from the coding sequence ATGTTTGAGAAAATGACGCTTAGAGGAAAGCTGCTTTTGGGCTTTAGCTCTGTTGCCCTTATAGTTGCAATTGTAGGTATCTTTGGGATTCTACAAATGAAAAAGATCACAGAAGCAGATACTAAGATGTACGAGTATATTACAGTACCCATTGCACAAATAACTCAGGTTGCAGAGGATATACAGGATCTGAGATCTGTTTACAGGGATATGATTAACACTAACGATCCGCAGCGATTCAAACTGTTGGAAGAAGATATCGATAGACTTCGAGGTAATATAAAGAAAAACTGCGATGATTACTACAAAAGCTGTTGGACAGATGAAGATAAGGCTATGTTTAACGCCTTTATGTCTGAACTGAACCCATACTATGTAGAAACGGACAAAATCATTGCTTTTGCAAAAGAAAACAAAGATGCTGAAGCCCTAAACCTACTTTATGATGAAAGTGGTGCATTTAGAAAGCACTATACCGCAGTTGTAAAGGCTGTTGACGATATTGTTGCCGATAACATAAAGGTAGGTGAAGAGATTGCTGTAGAAAATGCCCATATTTCAAGATCGGCAACCATTGCGATGTCCATTCTAATTGTAGTTGCTGCAATTCTTGCAGTAATACTTGGAGTGATAATTGCTCGAAATATTCAGTTTATTATAAAGTCTCTTCTTGATGAGGTTAAAAAGCTGGTTAGCGCAGGTGTTGATGGGAAATTGGCGACTCGTGGCGAACCTGAAAAGGTAAACTTTGAGGTGCGTGAGATTATCGTTGGGGTAAATGACATGCTTGATGCAGTAGTAAAGCCCCTTAATGTTGCGGCCGAATATGTTGATAGCATTGCTAAGGGCGATCTTCCAGAAAAGATTACCGATAATTACAATGGTGACTTTAATGTAATAAAGAATAACATCAACACCCTTATTGATACGCTAAACGATATTACTAATAAAGCTAAGCTGGTGGCCGAAGGTGATCTTACTGTAGAGTTAAAGATGCGCTCGGAGAACGATGAGCTTATCAAGGCGTTGATGAATATGGTTAAGGGGCTATCGGAGGTTGTTACCCAAGTTCAAATAGCGGCCGACAATATTGCTGCCGCAAGCCAGGAGTCTAGCGCCTACGCGCAGCAGCTATCGCAGGGTGCTTCGGAACAGGCATCTGCTACCGAAGAGGTTTCTTCGTCGATGGAGGAAATGTCGTCCAACATTCAACAGAATACGGAAAATGCTCAGCAAACTGAGAAAATATCGCTTGCAGCGTCGCAGGGAATGCTTCGTATTAGCAAGTCGGCTGAAGAGAGCATGAGATCGGTAAAGGAGATTGCATCTAAGATTACCATTATTGGAGATATTGCCTTCCAAACCAATATACTTGCCCTTAATGCGGCTGTAGAAGCGGCACGTGCCGGCGAGCATGGTAAGGGTTTTGCGGTGGTTGCTGCAGAGGTTCGCAAGCTTGCCGAGCGTTCGAAAATTGCTGCCGAAGAGATTGACATCCTTTCGAAGAATAGCGTTGATCTTACCGAGGAGGCTGGCAAGCTAATGCATCAGATTATCCCAGATGTAGAGAAGACGGCTAGCTTAGTTCAGGAGATTACTGCAGCATCTCTGGAGCAGAATTCTGGGGCCAACCAAATTAACAACGCCATTAACCAGCTCAACCAGGTTACGCAGCAAAACGCTAGCGCTTCCGAGGAGATCGCGTCAGGTTCAGAGGAACTTTCGAACCAGGCCGATCAGCTACGCGAGCTAATAGGATTCTTTAAGGTTGAAAATGCAAGATATTCTAAAGTTCAGCTTCAGGCTGCTAGTCAACCAAAGCGTAATGTACAACCTCAGCATTTGAATGTAAAGGATAGGTATCAGGATACTTCGGTAAAAAGCAAGGGCGTAAAAATAAGCTTGCACCCCGAAGCAAAAGATTCTGATTACGAACGATTCTAA
- a CDS encoding sensor histidine kinase — protein MKLTDVELLDELKSRFEENAYSLKHLSELNLELMSLNRKLEESEKMKSNFLSNIRNEIVNPFASILGLATHIQACGPDRMDKVRQMAAMIHSEAFSLDFQLQNIFAAAELEAGESHLSCMNVDVSALLESVIESYRFELQKRSITVDLTCSCKGMEFKTDAGKLKLIILNLLDNGIKFSQMGGRVEIVSSCSQGILEVAIRDYGIGIEEKNLAFIFDRFKRINTDVNTLNGGYGLGLTVAKAMLEALEGTIEVHSKVGEGSQFIVRIPEAKAADEVEGFAADANEFMFDSDNEIF, from the coding sequence ATGAAACTTACCGATGTGGAACTTCTCGACGAACTTAAGAGTCGGTTTGAGGAGAATGCCTACTCGCTAAAGCATTTGAGCGAGCTTAACCTCGAACTGATGAGCTTAAATAGGAAGTTGGAAGAGTCCGAGAAGATGAAGAGCAACTTTCTATCCAATATTCGCAACGAAATTGTTAACCCGTTTGCATCGATATTGGGCTTGGCTACCCATATACAAGCTTGTGGTCCCGATAGGATGGATAAGGTAAGGCAAATGGCGGCGATGATACATTCTGAGGCTTTTTCGTTGGACTTTCAGCTGCAGAATATATTTGCTGCGGCCGAATTGGAGGCGGGCGAATCTCATCTTAGCTGCATGAATGTAGATGTAAGCGCCTTGCTTGAATCTGTTATCGAGTCGTACCGTTTTGAACTCCAAAAGAGAAGCATTACGGTAGATCTTACCTGCAGCTGCAAAGGTATGGAGTTTAAGACAGATGCCGGGAAGTTGAAGCTAATAATCCTAAACCTGTTGGATAATGGGATTAAGTTCAGCCAAATGGGCGGTAGGGTAGAGATTGTCTCAAGTTGCAGCCAAGGTATCCTAGAAGTTGCAATAAGGGACTACGGGATTGGAATAGAGGAGAAAAACCTTGCGTTTATATTCGACCGCTTTAAGCGCATTAATACCGATGTCAATACCTTAAACGGGGGATACGGTCTTGGACTTACGGTGGCTAAGGCAATGCTCGAAGCCCTAGAGGGAACAATAGAGGTACATAGCAAGGTAGGCGAAGGATCTCAATTTATAGTTCGAATTCCGGAGGCAAAAGCTGCCGATGAGGTAGAAGGCTTTGCTGCCGATGCTAACGAGTTTATGTTCGATTCCGATAATGAAATTTTCTAG
- a CDS encoding chemotaxis protein CheW: protein MAEEKLVLNSYLSFKLGEEIFAANVSKVLNILEMTKITQVPKSPPYMKGVINLRGTVLPVVDTRLKFGMSATEFTPNTCILVMEVEVDGEALQVGGLVDSVQEVLEIDLKEILPPPNIGSRYRSEFINGMYKLNDDHFIMLLDMDKVFSSDEALFLRESTPDAGNDNQF, encoded by the coding sequence ATGGCTGAAGAGAAATTAGTACTCAATTCGTATCTGTCTTTCAAGTTGGGCGAGGAAATATTTGCGGCTAACGTCAGCAAGGTTCTCAACATTCTTGAAATGACGAAGATTACCCAAGTGCCCAAGTCTCCTCCTTACATGAAAGGGGTTATCAACCTTAGGGGCACTGTTCTTCCGGTTGTTGATACGCGGTTAAAGTTTGGTATGTCGGCAACCGAGTTTACCCCCAACACCTGCATTCTGGTGATGGAGGTAGAGGTAGATGGGGAAGCCCTGCAGGTTGGCGGGCTGGTGGACTCCGTTCAGGAGGTACTAGAAATAGACCTCAAGGAAATTCTACCTCCACCAAATATTGGCAGCAGGTATCGCTCGGAGTTCATCAACGGTATGTATAAGCTCAACGACGATCACTTCATTATGCTACTCGATATGGACAAGGTGTTCTCGTCCGACGAAGCACTTTTCCTACGCGAAAGCACGCCTGATGCAGGCAACGACAACCAATTTTAA
- a CDS encoding DUF3857 domain-containing protein encodes MKKSIILGLLLTYLAFGSNAQNFPHEFGKYCQEEFDMKRYPKDPAAEAVVIYDIGKSRFLYDYRSFSLIFERRMKIKILNKAGLKWAQIAIPYYEENSAFEEIETIQGNTYNLENGALRRTPLDPKNAFTEKINEHWYERKFAMPDVKEGSIIEIAYTIKSPYLFNLRSWEFQWKIPVIYSEYTTRMTPFYNYIYVFQGAPKFDGFKSYADRSTTERFDGVDYNDMVYEFVMKDLPAFRDESFISSINDYIVKIDFQLASIATTAGAQKNIMTTWDKLVKDMLNEDSFGKYLRNSQDKAKTIVPEFNAGLMPQMETAKKINLFVKSNYSWNGRNDKFASKSIKEFFLSKTGNAADINLFLTGMLNAAGIESYPVLISTRGHGKIKLDYPFQHFFNSVVTLAYIDNQPILLDATDPLCDFGELPVRCINDKGLVVNKKKTEWATPSGASGSSTLHNITIIPMPDKDTTYQRHRIISTGYDAINYRSQFSSSYSDLKTKILGNFTSSDSLRQKNLLQIGKPFELSYNVGMTLDQIEDKIIVTPFLNASITENPLKQDSRSYPVDMVYSNTNQFSSTIIIPKGYKLLSKPEDVTVDNPMVNIAYKVEQQGDASLRVSGRYTFKKDSYPIYEYSDIKFYYKMIVDKFNQKIILQKI; translated from the coding sequence ATGAAAAAGAGTATAATACTAGGACTTCTACTGACCTACCTTGCGTTTGGGTCAAATGCCCAGAATTTCCCTCACGAATTCGGGAAATACTGCCAAGAAGAATTTGACATGAAGCGCTACCCCAAAGACCCTGCTGCCGAAGCAGTGGTGATTTACGATATAGGCAAATCTAGGTTTTTATACGACTACCGAAGCTTCAGCCTTATATTCGAACGTCGAATGAAGATCAAGATTTTGAACAAAGCAGGCCTAAAGTGGGCCCAAATAGCAATACCCTACTACGAGGAGAACTCGGCATTCGAGGAAATAGAAACAATACAAGGAAATACCTATAACTTGGAGAATGGAGCGCTGCGACGCACCCCCTTAGATCCCAAAAACGCGTTTACCGAGAAAATAAACGAGCACTGGTACGAGCGTAAATTTGCCATGCCCGATGTTAAGGAAGGGTCGATAATCGAAATTGCCTACACCATAAAGAGCCCCTACCTCTTCAACCTCCGAAGCTGGGAATTTCAGTGGAAGATACCCGTAATCTACAGCGAGTATACAACAAGAATGACCCCATTCTACAACTACATCTACGTGTTTCAGGGAGCACCTAAATTCGATGGTTTCAAAAGCTATGCCGACAGAAGCACTACCGAACGCTTCGATGGAGTGGACTATAACGATATGGTATACGAATTCGTGATGAAGGATTTGCCCGCCTTTCGTGACGAGTCTTTCATCTCGTCTATAAACGACTATATTGTTAAGATCGATTTTCAGCTTGCGAGTATAGCCACAACTGCAGGTGCTCAGAAGAACATTATGACCACTTGGGATAAGCTGGTTAAGGATATGCTCAATGAAGACTCTTTTGGCAAGTACTTGCGGAATAGTCAAGATAAGGCTAAAACCATAGTCCCCGAATTCAATGCGGGCTTAATGCCTCAAATGGAAACAGCAAAAAAGATCAACCTCTTCGTCAAGAGCAACTATAGCTGGAATGGGCGCAACGATAAATTTGCCAGCAAAAGCATTAAGGAGTTTTTTCTGAGCAAAACCGGTAACGCTGCCGATATAAACCTCTTCTTAACAGGAATGCTTAACGCAGCAGGAATTGAGTCGTACCCTGTTCTTATAAGCACACGCGGTCATGGTAAAATCAAGCTCGACTATCCGTTCCAACACTTCTTTAATAGCGTTGTTACGTTGGCATACATAGACAATCAGCCAATTCTGCTAGATGCAACCGACCCTCTTTGTGATTTTGGGGAGCTACCCGTGCGCTGCATAAACGACAAAGGACTTGTTGTAAACAAGAAAAAGACCGAATGGGCAACACCTTCCGGAGCCTCCGGCTCTTCTACGCTACACAATATCACCATAATACCTATGCCCGATAAGGATACAACCTACCAACGTCATAGAATTATATCTACCGGATACGATGCCATTAACTACAGAAGCCAATTCTCAAGTAGCTACAGCGATTTAAAAACAAAGATTCTAGGAAACTTTACCTCTAGCGATTCGCTAAGGCAGAAGAATTTGCTCCAAATCGGTAAGCCCTTTGAGCTATCGTACAACGTCGGAATGACTCTGGATCAAATAGAAGATAAAATTATCGTAACCCCATTCCTTAATGCTTCGATTACAGAAAATCCTCTTAAGCAAGATTCAAGAAGCTATCCTGTTGACATGGTATACAGCAACACCAACCAATTCTCCTCTACTATTATTATTCCAAAAGGTTATAAACTACTCTCCAAACCCGAAGATGTTACAGTGGACAACCCTATGGTAAACATCGCTTACAAGGTAGAGCAACAAGGTGACGCTTCGTTACGAGTTAGCGGAAGGTACACTTTTAAGAAGGACAGCTACCCAATCTATGAATATTCCGACATTAAATTTTACTACAAGATGATTGTAGATAAGTTTAACCAGAAGATAATACTTCAAAAAATATAA